In a genomic window of Paracoccaceae bacterium:
- a CDS encoding YafY family protein, whose translation MSRTHRLFQMMQMLRRLSPPVTARQLAHEMHMSERTIYRDIDALRSMGAVIDGEAGFGYTLIEDAALPPLGFEDDELEALVLGLRDVAVIGDPSLAKAARSALAKIKARVPPRQAHRLQHAVLDAHRFVKLPEISIDVAALRVATWDEFTIQFQYRDRYGTDTERRVDPLGLVYFDKSNVLMAWCHLRKDFRTFRLDRMRNLCRTETSFRPRRVPMLREHLEIIRCQMEESANDRITED comes from the coding sequence ATGAGTCGAACACATCGCCTGTTTCAAATGATGCAAATGCTGCGTCGGTTGTCGCCACCTGTGACGGCCCGTCAATTGGCGCACGAAATGCACATGTCCGAACGCACAATCTACCGCGACATTGACGCGCTACGCAGTATGGGCGCGGTGATCGATGGGGAAGCAGGGTTTGGTTACACCCTGATCGAGGATGCAGCCTTGCCGCCCCTTGGATTTGAGGATGATGAATTGGAAGCTTTGGTTCTGGGGCTGCGTGATGTTGCGGTGATTGGTGACCCTTCTCTTGCCAAGGCGGCGCGTTCCGCTTTGGCCAAGATCAAAGCACGCGTGCCACCCCGTCAGGCGCACAGATTGCAACACGCGGTGCTGGACGCACATCGGTTTGTCAAACTACCTGAGATCAGTATCGACGTGGCAGCTTTGCGCGTCGCAACATGGGACGAGTTCACCATTCAATTTCAGTATCGTGACCGCTATGGTACCGACACGGAACGGCGGGTTGATCCCTTGGGACTGGTCTATTTCGACAAATCAAACGTGTTGATGGCCTGGTGTCATCTTCGCAAGGATTTCAGAACGTTCAGGTTGGACCGGATGCGAAATCTGTGCCGCACAGAGACCAGTTTCCGGCCGCGCCGTGTGCCGATGCTGCGCGAACATCTCGAGATTATCCGCTGCCAAATGGAAGAATCGGCAAATGATCGCATAACCGAAGATTGA
- a CDS encoding glutathione S-transferase family protein translates to MIALLTYPPAFGQFSGSPFCTKAALFLNTSGLQWQREDTLDPRQMPHQKLPVIRADDQLIADSDMIRAYLESKGAEFDKGLSQIDKSTSRAFIRMAEEHIYFHVLLDRWGNDAVWPDIRDTYFIAMPKILRGLISGKIRKNVLLGMQSQGLGRLNETERLTRLEPDLAAITTRLWQNHFLFGDHPTAADASVGPMLSAAVATPCDTLLSRRIRDDDVLMAYIKRVDDLLT, encoded by the coding sequence ATGATCGCACTGCTGACCTACCCGCCTGCTTTCGGCCAGTTTTCTGGCAGCCCGTTTTGTACGAAAGCTGCGCTGTTTTTAAACACCTCAGGACTGCAATGGCAGCGAGAGGACACGCTGGATCCTCGTCAGATGCCGCACCAAAAGCTACCCGTCATTCGCGCTGACGACCAGTTGATCGCAGACAGTGATATGATCCGCGCCTACCTGGAATCCAAGGGCGCTGAGTTTGACAAAGGGTTGTCGCAGATCGACAAATCGACTTCTCGGGCGTTTATCCGCATGGCCGAAGAACACATTTACTTTCATGTCCTGTTGGATCGGTGGGGTAACGACGCCGTATGGCCCGACATTCGGGATACATATTTCATCGCCATGCCCAAGATCCTAAGAGGGCTAATATCCGGCAAAATTCGCAAAAATGTCCTGCTCGGGATGCAGTCTCAAGGCCTGGGTCGCTTGAATGAAACCGAACGTTTGACCCGCTTAGAGCCTGATTTGGCAGCGATCACGACCCGGTTGTGGCAAAACCATTTTCTTTTTGGGGATCACCCCACGGCGGCCGATGCCTCTGTTGGGCCCATGCTGAGCGCTGCTGTCGCGACGCCCTGCGATACCCTGTTGTCGCGCCGAATACGGGATGATGACGTCCTGATGGCCTATATCAAAAGGGTCGATGACCTTTTGACCTAA